One Bacillus sp. 1780r2a1 DNA segment encodes these proteins:
- the racE gene encoding glutamate racemase produces the protein MFVSRPIGVIDSGVGGLTVAKEIMRQLPKEQIMYIGDTARCPYGPRPSEEVKAFTWEMTNYLVERNIKMLVIACNTATAVVLEEIQQQLDIPVLGVIQPGSRAALKVTKNHKIGVIGTNGTVKSQAYTHALKALHNRVEVDNLACPLFVPLVESGNYESDEALRIVKETLRPLTNTDIDTLILGCTHYPLLRPVIQQVIGSGVQLISSGEETAIEVSAILSYSNLLASSDELPEHQFFTTGSVELFQSIASKWFEHPVYNVNHIVL, from the coding sequence ATTTTTGTGAGTAGACCAATAGGTGTTATTGATTCAGGTGTAGGTGGATTAACTGTTGCGAAAGAAATTATGAGACAGCTTCCGAAAGAACAGATTATGTATATCGGAGATACAGCCCGCTGTCCATATGGGCCCCGACCAAGTGAAGAAGTGAAAGCTTTTACTTGGGAGATGACGAATTATTTAGTAGAGCGCAATATAAAGATGCTCGTCATTGCCTGTAATACAGCTACGGCTGTTGTGCTTGAAGAGATTCAGCAGCAGTTAGATATTCCTGTACTTGGGGTCATTCAACCTGGTTCTCGTGCAGCGCTTAAAGTGACGAAAAATCATAAAATAGGTGTCATCGGAACAAACGGTACGGTCAAGAGCCAGGCATATACACATGCTCTTAAAGCTTTGCATAATCGAGTAGAAGTAGATAATCTAGCTTGCCCACTATTTGTACCGTTAGTCGAGAGCGGTAATTATGAAAGTGACGAAGCTTTACGGATTGTAAAGGAAACCTTAAGGCCGTTGACTAACACGGATATTGATACGTTGATTTTAGGATGTACTCACTACCCGCTGTTACGACCAGTTATTCAACAGGTAATTGGAAGTGGTGTCCAGCTGATAAGCTCTGGTGAGGAGACAGCGATTGAGGTGAGCGCTATCTTATCCTATAGTAATTTACTAGCATCAAGCGATGAATTACCTGAGCATCAATTTTTTACAACGGGATCGGTTGAGCTTTTTCAATCTATTGCATCGAAGTGGTTTGAACATCCGGTGTATAACGTAAATCATATTGTTTTATAA
- a CDS encoding MarR family transcriptional regulator produces MVVELERSLRHIEAIIKQKGREILGQYSITPPQFIALQWLFERGDMTIGDLSNRIYLACSTTTDLVDRMEKNKLVIRVKDPKDRRVVRIHLLPEGERIIEEVIYKRRGYLEGVLSDFSKEEIKDLQGKLKRLHDEMKEK; encoded by the coding sequence ATGGTAGTAGAGTTGGAAAGGTCGCTTCGGCATATTGAAGCAATCATTAAGCAAAAAGGTAGAGAAATTTTAGGTCAGTATTCAATTACTCCGCCCCAATTTATTGCATTACAGTGGTTGTTTGAGCGTGGAGATATGACAATTGGTGATTTGTCTAATCGAATTTATTTAGCTTGCAGTACCACAACTGATTTAGTAGATCGTATGGAAAAAAACAAATTGGTGATAAGAGTAAAAGATCCAAAAGATAGACGAGTTGTTCGTATCCATTTGCTTCCGGAAGGAGAGCGAATTATTGAAGAAGTCATTTATAAAAGAAGAGGTTATCTAGAAGGTGTACTGAGTGACTTTTCAAAAGAGGAAATAAAAGATCTTCAAGGTAAATTAAAGAGATTACATGATGAAATGAAAGAAAAATGA
- a CDS encoding GerMN domain-containing protein has product MSKKTNLIMVSAVVATSVLLSGCGMFGGEKTAEIDPPKDVTYVKDEKALETEGKVAKEGNDQKKEAAKSKAENKTEVYLIDKNGYVVPQTLTMPNEKGVAKQSLEYLIEGGEVSNLLPDGFRAVLPADTRVLGTKLEKDGTMIADFSPEFANYKKEDELRILQAITWTLTQFDGVKKVKLRINGYDKDTMPVNNTPISEGLSRADGINFDNAGVVNITQTKPATVYYLAQNGKHTYYVPVTKRIKANESDMYTAIVNELVEGPSASSGLVTDFNPDAQLVSKPKYADGKLTLTFNENIFGNLKGSKVSQQVLDSLVLSLTEQKGVESVAIKVDGKKTLTNEEGKKLTEPVSRPKNVNTKSF; this is encoded by the coding sequence ATGTCTAAAAAGACAAATCTTATCATGGTGTCAGCAGTGGTAGCTACATCGGTACTATTATCGGGGTGTGGGATGTTTGGCGGTGAAAAAACGGCAGAAATTGATCCACCAAAAGATGTCACCTATGTTAAAGATGAAAAAGCATTGGAAACCGAAGGTAAAGTAGCAAAAGAAGGAAACGATCAAAAAAAAGAAGCAGCAAAGTCTAAAGCTGAAAATAAAACAGAAGTTTATTTAATTGATAAAAATGGCTATGTTGTGCCTCAAACATTAACTATGCCGAATGAAAAAGGTGTTGCAAAACAATCCCTTGAGTATTTAATTGAAGGTGGAGAAGTTTCAAATCTGTTGCCAGATGGTTTCCGCGCAGTGTTGCCAGCAGATACCCGCGTATTAGGAACAAAGTTGGAAAAAGATGGGACGATGATTGCTGATTTTTCACCTGAGTTTGCCAATTATAAAAAAGAAGATGAACTGCGTATTTTACAAGCGATTACTTGGACGCTTACTCAGTTTGACGGAGTAAAAAAAGTTAAGCTTCGTATTAATGGTTATGATAAAGACACAATGCCAGTTAATAATACGCCAATTAGCGAAGGGTTAAGCAGAGCGGATGGCATTAACTTTGATAATGCAGGTGTTGTAAATATTACTCAAACAAAGCCGGCTACAGTTTATTATTTAGCTCAAAACGGGAAGCACACGTACTACGTTCCTGTTACGAAACGAATCAAGGCGAATGAGAGCGATATGTATACAGCTATTGTTAATGAGTTAGTGGAAGGCCCATCTGCTTCTTCAGGGCTTGTTACAGACTTTAATCCAGATGCACAGCTTGTATCTAAGCCGAAATATGCGGATGGTAAGTTAACGTTAACGTTCAATGAAAACATTTTTGGTAATCTGAAAGGAAGCAAAGTATCTCAACAAGTATTAGATTCACTTGTCCTTTCATTGACAGAGCAAAAAGGTGTTGAGAGCGTTGCGATTAAAGTAGATGGTAAGAAGACGTTAACAAATGAAGAAGGAAAAAAGTTAACTGAGCCAGTTTCTCGACCGAAAAATGTGAACACAAAAAGTTTCTAA
- a CDS encoding inorganic phosphate transporter, translated as MDSLLLLTILVVVGALAFDFINGFHDTANAIATSVSTKALKPRHAIIMAATMNFVGAMTFTGVAKTITKDIVDPFTLQNGSVVILAALIAAIAWNLITWYYGIPSSSSHAIIGAIAGAAIAAAGFGALNYGGFIKIIQALIFSPILAFVVGYIVYTIIKLVFKHNSNLSKTNKQFRHVQILTAALQSYTHGTNDAQKAMGIITMALIANNMQSSTDIQWWVQLSCALAMGIGTSVGGWKIIKTVGGKIMKIRPVNGVAADLTGAAIIFGATFIHLPVSTTHVISSSILGVGSAHRIKGVKWGTAQRMLITWVITLPISATLAAIAYFILDLFF; from the coding sequence TTGGATTCACTGTTACTTTTAACTATCCTTGTTGTTGTTGGAGCGCTTGCCTTTGATTTTATCAACGGATTTCATGATACAGCAAATGCAATTGCTACGTCTGTTTCAACAAAAGCGTTAAAGCCTAGACATGCCATTATTATGGCGGCAACAATGAACTTTGTAGGCGCAATGACTTTTACAGGAGTTGCAAAAACAATTACAAAAGATATCGTTGATCCATTTACACTTCAAAATGGATCCGTTGTAATACTAGCTGCGTTAATCGCTGCAATTGCGTGGAATTTAATTACGTGGTACTACGGAATACCTAGTAGTTCTTCTCATGCTATTATCGGTGCTATTGCAGGAGCTGCCATTGCAGCAGCGGGATTTGGTGCGTTAAACTATGGTGGTTTTATCAAAATTATTCAAGCTCTTATCTTCTCACCAATTCTTGCTTTTGTGGTTGGTTATATTGTATATACCATTATAAAGTTAGTCTTTAAACATAATAGCAATTTATCTAAGACTAACAAGCAGTTTCGACATGTTCAAATCTTAACAGCGGCATTACAATCTTACACTCACGGAACGAACGATGCTCAAAAAGCGATGGGGATTATTACAATGGCTTTAATTGCAAATAACATGCAGAGCTCAACTGATATTCAGTGGTGGGTACAGCTCTCTTGTGCATTAGCAATGGGAATTGGAACATCTGTTGGTGGTTGGAAAATCATCAAAACAGTTGGTGGTAAGATTATGAAGATTCGCCCGGTAAACGGTGTAGCAGCAGATTTAACCGGTGCAGCGATTATTTTTGGAGCGACTTTTATTCACCTACCAGTTAGTACGACGCATGTTATTTCATCATCAATCCTTGGTGTTGGCTCAGCTCATCGTATTAAAGGTGTTAAGTGGGGGACGGCACAGCGCATGCTAATTACATGGGTTATTACGTTGCCAATCTCCGCTACGTTAGCAGCAATTGCGTATTTTATCTTAGATTTATTCTTTTAA
- a CDS encoding DUF47 domain-containing protein, translated as MLLDIAQNLKESADFLGNFELNNVSDLKEFANVLKAYESKGDQYVHTVITELNKAFITPIEREDILQLAMSLDDVLDGIDNFAAMLEIYSIAKFDEYVKEFVKNIQSCAAEILVTINLLSEKKLSQISAHAIKIKEYESQCDILYRKALKQLFSTCKDPIKVIQYKEIYEILEEVADYCQTVANNLETVIMKNA; from the coding sequence ATGTTGCTTGATATTGCTCAAAACCTAAAAGAATCAGCTGACTTTTTAGGTAACTTTGAATTAAACAATGTATCAGATTTAAAAGAATTCGCTAATGTATTAAAAGCATACGAATCAAAAGGTGACCAGTATGTTCATACAGTAATTACAGAACTAAATAAAGCATTTATCACACCGATTGAACGTGAGGATATTTTACAATTAGCGATGAGTCTAGATGACGTATTAGATGGTATTGATAATTTTGCTGCTATGCTGGAAATTTACTCAATTGCAAAATTTGATGAATATGTAAAAGAATTTGTGAAGAATATTCAAAGCTGTGCAGCAGAAATTTTAGTAACAATCAATCTTTTATCTGAAAAGAAATTATCTCAAATTAGTGCACATGCAATTAAAATTAAAGAGTATGAGTCTCAATGCGATATTTTATATAGAAAAGCATTGAAGCAACTGTTTTCTACATGTAAAGATCCAATTAAAGTAATTCAGTATAAAGAAATTTATGAAATATTAGAAGAAGTGGCAGATTACTGTCAGACTGTTGCTAATAACTTAGAAACAGTTATCATGAAGAACGCGTAA